From Sulfuracidifex tepidarius, one genomic window encodes:
- a CDS encoding ParB N-terminal domain-containing protein gives MARFISRTKLNIDYIKEVEDYKALIPENNQYEELKKAIKEHGFLFPVIVNKNGELLDGYTRLRIARELGIAEIPAEVYETSGREEELDIIASLNLKRKHLTKDELVLLNDKIHEMKKRLKKDNIDEQNRSTSATISTVDSENISARQESREIKEELKKLVPDVQINNIVTMIFSSSSYLSTLYLSTFP, from the coding sequence ATGGCTAGGTTCATATCTAGGACTAAGCTTAACATAGACTATATTAAGGAAGTCGAAGATTATAAAGCCCTTATTCCAGAAAATAATCAATACGAGGAATTAAAGAAGGCTATAAAAGAGCATGGCTTTCTATTTCCAGTTATTGTAAATAAGAACGGCGAATTGCTAGACGGTTATACGAGGCTCAGAATTGCTAGAGAATTAGGAATAGCGGAAATCCCAGCCGAGGTCTACGAGACAAGCGGGAGGGAGGAAGAACTTGATATCATTGCAAGCTTGAACTTAAAGAGGAAGCACTTAACTAAGGACGAGCTAGTACTACTAAATGATAAAATTCATGAAATGAAAAAGAGACTGAAAAAAGATAATATAGATGAACAAAATCGTAGCACTAGTGCTACAATATCTACAGTAGATTCTGAAAATATTTCAGCAAGGCAAGAATCCAGGGAGATAAAGGAAGAACTGAAGAAACTAGTACCAGACGTTCAGATAAATAATATAGTAACAATGATCTTTTCTTCCTCCTCCTACTTATCTACGCTCTATCTCTCCACATTTCCTTGA
- a CDS encoding winged helix-turn-helix domain-containing protein: MKRQIYNTVRDNIYKLLALGAIETKDGKYVITEKGKQMLDEFIKEIERLKETVNV, translated from the coding sequence GTGAAGAGGCAGATATACAATACCGTTAGGGATAATATATACAAATTATTAGCACTAGGAGCGATAGAGACCAAAGATGGAAAATATGTAATTACTGAGAAAGGTAAGCAAATGCTGGACGAGTTCATTAAGGAAATTGAAAGGTTAAAGGAGACGGTGAATGTATAA
- a CDS encoding MarR family transcriptional regulator: MTSEKPFALSEVAQRVLIVLGRENRGLTVRELVEKTDTNSGSIKRALEELAELKLIKEERENVFPYRRLISLTELGKEVAKRVIEIEELVKKVRAND; encoded by the coding sequence ATGACAAGTGAAAAGCCGTTTGCATTAAGCGAAGTCGCCCAGAGAGTTTTAATAGTATTAGGAAGGGAAAATCGGGGTTTAACTGTAAGGGAATTAGTAGAGAAGACAGATACTAATAGTGGGAGTATAAAGAGGGCGTTAGAGGAGTTAGCGGAACTTAAGCTGATAAAAGAGGAAAGGGAGAACGTTTTCCCTTACAGGAGGCTAATTAGTTTAACAGAACTCGGAAAAGAAGTAGCTAAAAGAGTTATAGAAATAGAGGAATTAGTTAAGAAAGTGCGGGCTAATGACTGA
- a CDS encoding SWIM zinc finger family protein — MGEGIVISADIQSKSKANLVHYTRVVLDPLTMKVMKSGCDCEGYTFRRHCWHIETLKQSVASDEKVREEVMKAKEELMRIEEDIARWGEMI; from the coding sequence TTGGGAGAAGGGATTGTTATTTCAGCAGATATACAAAGTAAGTCCAAGGCTAACCTAGTTCATTATACCAGAGTAGTATTGGATCCCCTAACTATGAAAGTTATGAAAAGTGGTTGTGACTGCGAGGGATATACATTTAGAAGACATTGCTGGCACATTGAAACACTAAAACAGTCAGTAGCTTCTGATGAGAAGGTTAGAGAAGAGGTAATGAAGGCTAAAGAGGAGCTGATGAGGATAGAAGAAGACATTGCGAGGTGGGGAGAGATGATATGA
- a CDS encoding nucleotidyltransferase domain-containing protein: MKNYQQGREKRSEERESEEVREYTSILCRGYSVILFGSRARNTNGPESDYDLLVIGKRCPPTPSSSAVDIHFVDLSSLERCVRDFDLVVIDAFYDGKLICDPLKVGGVRKLVMKRVEGLIRTENGWETV; encoded by the coding sequence ATGAAAAATTATCAACAAGGAAGGGAAAAACGTTCCGAAGAAAGGGAATCCGAAGAAGTCAGGGAATATACGTCAATCTTGTGCCGGGGGTATTCTGTGATACTTTTCGGTTCCAGGGCTAGAAATACGAACGGACCTGAAAGCGACTATGACCTACTTGTAATAGGTAAGAGATGCCCTCCTACGCCTTCCTCTAGTGCTGTAGACATTCATTTCGTAGATCTCTCCTCCTTGGAAAGGTGTGTAAGGGATTTCGACTTGGTAGTAATAGACGCTTTTTATGATGGTAAGTTGATTTGCGATCCTCTCAAAGTGGGTGGAGTAAGAAAATTAGTAATGAAAAGAGTAGAGGGACTCATAAGGACAGAAAACGGATGGGAGACTGTGTAG